From a single bacterium genomic region:
- a CDS encoding CotH kinase family protein — protein sequence MTLTSHVGRIAGLLLAACLLPLLGQAYTPEPTNADYIDQQQNVFLTDEVTIVEITIDPGDFQLFLQNPEDNTYRSATVRWKNSKIDETYPNVAMRPRGNTSRDKARKSWKLDFKEFVPDRDFHGLEEVNLNGDANDPSFVRAPLSWWLCRQMGLPGSRTHYVALYVNGTFWSIQDHVEHFDEEFTDNWFNNKDGNFYKCLYQADKADLSYRPAEDYDTLGGGSVYSEKNNDPDSDYSDLADFIRFFNLQPNSTVYTDLVYYVNVDNFMRYLAFDVGTGMWDDYWYGSNNYYLNHNLGTDRFEWIPYDYDNTFGIDFMSPNVNWSTRDFNNFGAGGYGTQPAPLVDTVFEHSEWRRQYRRYLYEIADILDDPATLAKADEFAALIAPYYDGTIEDGGTVGRIPYSDDALTQPATYVGGSGATMGVKPFMVARAASLRSQLDGFYTTPPVPPIKINEVLASNGTINPDINGDYDDWIELYNNSDSPVAVGGMHLSDDVTSPTKWTLPAGAVIPARGYYLVWADNQPEQGVNHANYKLNLQGGTVGLFDTTENGRVLIDYLTYPDLITDRSFGRFPDGSDDTMIFETVTPSAQNDDSPSSGGGEPRTPPRLFINEFMATNAASVQDEAGEYADWFEVYNDEDHAEDLSGLHVTDDLANPTKFKIPDGTTIPSKGFLVFWCDNDLAQGPLHTGFKLSAGGESIGIFDSEVNNLQEIDSVTFGAQTTDVSMGLLPDGQGDPVVLDTPTPGASNVVGPILPEGWILH from the coding sequence ATGACGCTTACGAGTCACGTAGGACGTATTGCGGGGCTGCTTCTGGCTGCCTGTCTGCTGCCTCTCCTGGGCCAGGCCTACACGCCGGAGCCAACAAATGCCGATTATATCGATCAGCAACAGAACGTCTTCCTCACCGACGAAGTCACCATTGTCGAAATCACCATCGACCCGGGGGATTTCCAACTCTTCCTCCAGAATCCAGAAGACAACACCTACCGCTCCGCCACCGTCCGATGGAAGAACTCTAAGATCGACGAAACCTATCCGAATGTCGCCATGCGCCCGCGTGGCAACACGTCTCGAGACAAGGCGCGCAAGTCCTGGAAACTGGACTTCAAGGAATTCGTTCCCGACCGTGATTTCCACGGCCTTGAGGAAGTGAATCTGAACGGCGATGCGAATGATCCGTCCTTTGTGCGGGCACCCCTATCGTGGTGGCTCTGCCGTCAGATGGGACTCCCTGGATCTCGCACGCACTATGTGGCGTTGTACGTGAATGGCACGTTCTGGAGCATCCAGGATCACGTCGAACACTTTGACGAAGAGTTCACCGACAACTGGTTCAATAATAAAGACGGCAATTTCTACAAGTGCCTCTATCAAGCTGATAAGGCTGACCTCTCCTACCGTCCCGCCGAAGACTACGACACTCTCGGAGGCGGGAGTGTCTACTCGGAGAAGAACAACGATCCGGACTCGGACTACAGCGATCTTGCCGACTTCATTCGCTTCTTCAATCTCCAGCCCAATAGCACGGTCTACACAGACCTGGTTTACTACGTGAACGTCGACAATTTCATGCGCTACCTCGCATTTGATGTGGGTACGGGCATGTGGGATGACTACTGGTACGGCAGCAACAACTACTACCTGAACCACAATCTGGGCACAGATCGCTTTGAATGGATCCCCTACGATTACGACAATACATTCGGGATCGATTTCATGAGTCCGAATGTCAATTGGTCGACTCGCGACTTCAACAACTTCGGAGCCGGTGGGTACGGCACCCAGCCGGCGCCGCTCGTTGACACCGTCTTCGAACACTCGGAGTGGCGGCGCCAGTACCGGCGTTACTTGTACGAGATCGCCGACATTCTCGACGATCCGGCCACTCTGGCGAAGGCCGACGAGTTCGCAGCTCTGATTGCCCCCTATTACGATGGAACGATCGAAGATGGCGGAACGGTTGGCAGAATTCCCTATTCTGATGACGCGCTGACTCAGCCTGCGACTTATGTCGGCGGCAGCGGCGCGACTATGGGTGTGAAGCCCTTCATGGTTGCACGTGCAGCGAGCCTTCGCAGCCAACTCGATGGCTTCTATACGACACCGCCCGTTCCCCCCATCAAGATTAACGAAGTGCTTGCGTCGAATGGCACGATCAATCCGGACATTAATGGTGATTATGACGACTGGATTGAGCTCTACAACAACAGCGATTCTCCTGTCGCCGTCGGCGGGATGCACCTGAGCGACGATGTGACTTCACCGACGAAGTGGACGCTCCCCGCTGGAGCAGTCATTCCGGCGCGCGGGTACTACCTCGTCTGGGCCGACAATCAGCCCGAGCAAGGCGTCAACCACGCCAACTATAAATTGAACCTTCAGGGCGGCACAGTTGGTCTGTTCGATACCACGGAAAACGGTCGTGTGCTGATCGACTATCTGACGTACCCCGACCTGATAACAGACCGCAGTTTCGGGCGCTTCCCCGACGGCAGTGACGACACCATGATCTTCGAAACCGTCACTCCCTCCGCGCAGAATGACGATTCTCCATCCAGCGGTGGGGGAGAACCGCGCACGCCGCCGCGTCTCTTCATCAACGAGTTCATGGCGACCAACGCCGCGTCCGTGCAGGACGAAGCCGGTGAGTACGCCGACTGGTTCGAGGTCTACAACGACGAGGACCACGCAGAAGATCTCTCTGGTCTGCACGTCACCGACGATCTGGCCAACCCGACGAAGTTCAAGATCCCCGATGGCACCACGATTCCGTCGAAGGGCTTCCTCGTCTTCTGGTGCGACAACGATCTGGCGCAGGGGCCGCTCCACACGGGCTTCAAGCTGAGTGCCGGCGGCGAATCGATTGGCATCTTCGATAGCGAAGTGAACAACCTGCAGGAAATCGATAGCGTCACGTTCGGCGCCCAGACGACCGACGTCAGCATGGGCCTACTGCCCGATGGACAGGGCGATCCGGTCGTTCTCGACACGCCGACACCCGGCGC